A single window of Larimichthys crocea isolate SSNF chromosome XII, L_crocea_2.0, whole genome shotgun sequence DNA harbors:
- the LOC109139402 gene encoding neurexophilin-1, protein MMRPNRGFILLLLNGTACLVALGQEDDSSSPKSSSDDSSKTVGLLSGQTPLSPLSRWMLHSKSRAANTTSLELPYRSPVPFSKQEFSKQEFWEMLGSDLLKPDASSSRVKRRPIVKTGKFKKMFGWGDFYSNIKTVRLNLLITGKIVDHGNGTFSVYFRHNSTGQGNISVSLVPPVKAVEFDLERQSVVYPKDSKIFNCRVDYEKVDRSKRTSLCNYDPSKTCFQEQIQSHVSWICSKPFKVICIYISFYSTDYRLVQKVCPDYNYHNEMPYLPSG, encoded by the coding sequence GTGGCCCTGGGTCAAGAAGACGACTCCTCAAGCCCCAAGAGCTCTTCAGATGACTCCTCCAAGACGGTGGGTCTCCTAAGCGGGCAGACTCCCCTTTCGCCTCTCAGCCGCTGGATGCTTCACAGTAAGAGCAGAGCTGCTAATACCACCTCTCTGGAGCTGCCCTACCGCTCCCCGGTCCCATTCTCCAAGCAGGAGTTTTCTAAACAGGAGTTCTGGGAGATGTTGGGCAGTGACCTACTCAAACCCGATGCCTCCAGCTCCAGGGTCAAACGACGACCCATTGTTAAGACCGGCAAGTTCAAGAAGATGTTTGGCTGGGGAGACTTCTATTCCAATATCAAGACGGTTAGGCTTAACCTGCTGATCACTGGTAAGATTGTGGACCACGGAAACGGCACATTCAGCGTCTACTTCCGCCACAACTCCACAGGTCAGGGCAACATCTCAGTCAGCCTGGTGCCACCTGTCAAGGCGGTGGAGTTTGACCTGGAGCGCCAGAGCGTGGTCTACCCCAAGGACTCAAAGATCTTCAACTGCCGCGTGGACTATGAGAAGGTGGATCGCAGCAAGCGCACTTCACTGTGCAACTACGACCCATCCAAGACCTGCTTCCAGGAGCAGATTCAGAGCCACGTGTCCTGGATTTGCTCCAAGCCTTTCAAGGTCATCTGTATCTACATTTCCTTCTACAGTACGGACTACCGTCTGGTCCAGAAGGTTTGCCCGGACTACAACTACCATAACGAGATGCCCTACCTGCCTTCGGGCTAG